The proteins below come from a single Gossypium raimondii isolate GPD5lz chromosome 2, ASM2569854v1, whole genome shotgun sequence genomic window:
- the LOC105787674 gene encoding 60S ribosomal protein L26-2, which translates to MKYNPRVSSSRRKSRKAHFTAPSSVRRVLMSAPLSTDLRSKYNVRSMPVRKDDEVQVVRGTYKGREGKVVQVYRRKWVIHIERITREKVNGSTVNVGINASKVVITKLRLDKDRKSLLDRKAKGRAAADKDKGTKFSAEDIMQSVD; encoded by the coding sequence ATGAAGTACAACCCACGCGTCTCCTCCTCTCGCCGTAAGAGCCGCAAGGCCCATTTCACGGCACCTTCGTCCGTCCGCCGTGTTTTGATGAGCGCTCCACTCTCGACCGATCTGAGGTCCAAATACAACGTCCGGTCCATGCCTGTCCGCAAGGACGACGAGGTCCAAGTCGTTCGCGGTACCTACAAAGGCCGCGAAGGGAAAGTCGTGCAAGTGTACCGTCGCAAGTGGGTGATCCACATTGAGCGTATCACGCGGGAGAAAGTGAACGGATCGACCGTCAACGTCGGTATCAACGCATCGAAGGTTGTCATCACCAAGCTGAGACTCGACAAGGATCGGAAGTCATTGCTGGATCGTAAGGCTAAAGGACGCGCTGCCGCTGATAAGGATAAGGGTACTAAGTTTTCGGCTGAGGATATCATGCAGAGTGTCGATTAA
- the LOC105787676 gene encoding adenylyl-sulfate kinase 3 — protein MVPINTVRPSISCSSSSGFDTGPSAPVPKVGFVKLPRSNGGNHARLSLVQATEESTVATTNGRVAAVSGENAHQMATNGKAGNIVWHKSSVDKVHRQELLQQKGCVIWITGLSGSGKSTLACALCHALYSKGKLTYILDGDNVRHGLNRDLTFKAEDRAENIRRIGEVAKLFVDAGVICIVSVISPYRRDRDACRALVLDGDFIEVFMDVPIEICEARDPKGLYKLARAGKIKGFTGIDDPYEPPLNCELALPPKGNSCASPCEMAETVISYLEEKGYLHA, from the exons ATGGTCCCAATCAATACGGTCCGACCGTCGatttcttgttcttcttcttccgGTTTCGATACCGGACCGTCGGCACCGGTTCCCAAAGTTGGATTCGTTAAGTTACCAAGGTCGAACGGCGGTAACCATGCCAGGTTGAGCTTAGTTCAGGCGACGGAGGAATCCACTGTTGCGACGACGAATGGTCGTGTTGCTGCAGTTTCCG GTGAAAATGCCCATCAGATGGCCACTAATGGAAAGGCAGGTAACATAGTATGGCACAAAAGTTCAGTTGATAAAGTTCATCGTCAAGAGTTACTTCAGCAAAAGGGTTGTGTCATATGGATTACGGGTCTCAGTGGTTCAG GGAAGAGCACATTGGCATGCGCGCTGTGCCATGCCTTGTATTCAAAGGGAAAGTTGACTTACATCCTTGATGGTGATAATGTTCGGCATGGCCTAAACCGTGACCTTACTTTTAAAGCTGAAGATCGTGCAGAGAACATTCGAAGGATTG GAGAGGTGGCAAAGCTCTTTGTTGATGCTGGCGTCATCTGCATTGTCAGTGTGATATCTCCCTACCGAAGAGACAGGGATGCATGCCGCGCGCTGGTACTAGATGGAGATTTCATTGAG GTGTTCATGGATGTGCCAATCGAAATATGCGAGGCAAGGGACCCAAAGGGCCTGTACAAACTTGCAAGAGCTGGAAAAATTAAAG GTTTTACCGGTATTGATGACCCATATGAACCACCTCTGAATTGTGAG TTAGCATTACCACCAAAGGGAAACAGCTGTGCTTCCCCATGTGAAATGGCTGAAACTGTAATATCTTACCTGGAGGAGAAGGGGTACCTTCACGCATAA